The following is a genomic window from Rhododendron vialii isolate Sample 1 chromosome 9a, ASM3025357v1.
gTTAAAAAGTGatatcccgagaatataggatctgtaaaagatacccaacgggaatgggatgttcggcttgttatggaaaaagagtcctacaaggattaaggtaataaactgataagggaacaagaatccaagatatcctggttttcctatacgaggtaggaaacctagggcaatatggatacttgggcagcaagcatccatgaatctataaatatgaggtaaacctagaggaaaaaagTACGCAATAGATTGCATTTTTAcgtgacttcctattgatatttagggtttattattAGTACGAgctactaacaaaggcatcggagggcctttgccacgagaggcaaaggtgcactcactctttgtctgttttgcaggtcaaGGGTTCCAacaacgaattagggttccggtcaagaggcacgaggagccgttacaatctagtgctgatcaaagcaccaattgaatttgtccacctacagaaGTGTTTGATTGCTGGGGGATTGATTTCATGGGGCCATTCCCAGTTTCTTATGGTTTTCTCTACATTCTCCTAGCGGTGGATTATGTCtcaaaatgggtggaggccatTGCTACCAAGACGAACGATCACAAGGTGGTGCTGGAATTTCTCAAAGAGAACATCTTGTCAAGGTTTGGGACACCAAAGGCCATTATTAGTGATCAAGGAACTCATTTCTTCAGCTGGCACTTTGAAGCGCTCATGAAGAAATACGAGATCACGCACAAGGTGTCCATCACATACCACTCTCAGACTAATGGCCAAGCCGAACTTGCTAACCGAGAGGTAAAACATATTTTAGAGAAAACTGTCAACCCAAAtcggaaggattggtcactcCGTTTGACTGATGCCTTGTGGGCATATCGTACTGCATATAAGACCGTTCTAGGCGCTTTGCCTTATCGGCTTGTATACTGTAAGGCATGTCACCTTCCCGGTGGAGTTGGAGTATAAGACCTATTGGGCCATTAAAGCTTTAAATTTTAGATTGTCCGCCGCCGACGCGCATCTCAAGCTCCAACTCAATGAACTAGAAGAAATTCGGAGGGATGCATACGATAATACTAACATTTACAAGTCAATGGTGAAGGATTTCAATGACAAGAACATTCAATGGAAAATTTTTGAAGTCGGTCAAAAGGTTcttctttacaattcaaaacttcatctttttccggGCAAGTTGCAGTCACGTTGGGTTGGTCCTTACGTTGTGCAAATGGTTTTCCCTCATGGGGCAATTGAGGTTGTCAACCCCACAAATGGAAATATTTTCAAGGTTAACGGCCAACGGCTTGAGCCGTTTTGGAAAACTTTGCAAGTAATGAGATAACGGAGGATTTGATCGCTCCAGATCCGTTGGTTTGAAAAAGatctaaaaaaaagttttcacgGGGAGCTTTTGCGTACTTCTGGACTTAATTGTTTGGAAGGCCCGGCCTCTTCGGGGGTACCATCATTGACTTAGGTTTATAGTTTCGCACGCCACTATTCAAATAAGGTTCGTGTACCCAGCTCCAGTTAGTAAGGCAGTCTTTTGTGGTCCGGTATAGTCACCTGTGCTTCGCCTTAGATGTTGTGTATATTGTTTTGCGACACCTTAAGCGAaacatggggagaaaagtagtacctaTTTAATCGCGTGATGATTCGGTGGTTTTAAATACTTGTTGATAATAATTTTTGTGCTAggctgtaacgaccctgatttttggtaagtaaaaatttcattaattatttGAATTTCTTGGCTAGGAATCCTACCTTTCCTTGGATAATTTGATTACAACCTATTAGTTAGCCAAACCAATTGGATTCTAAGCCTAGTTAAACCTCCCTAACCATTTTTGAACCTTATGACCCTTATGAACCTTCCTAATTCCTCGGTGAACTTTTTCaccttatgaacctttctaCACCCATGTTGAACATTtccaaccctagactagaaaatcattgcactttcatgactagtcatttcaagacttTATTTCTCATCATTACTTCTTTTATGTATATCTTTTCtcatcattacctctttacccattgaataataatttgtagggaaatttttatcctgTGGGTAATAAAAATAAGACTTCCTATTGTCTAGAAAATAATGCTACCATGGACTTGTTTAatcaagaccaagaccaagttTGTTCTTCCAAACAACCATGATTATGTATTGTCACATAATCCATCATTACTTCCTTCCTCCTTCCTACAAGCGACCttgacatatatatacatatatgtatgtatatcacCCTAAAAAATTCCTAGAAAGGCTACTTGGAAGCCTTATTTAttcttttgcattgacaagtcattttcaaaagccAACCCTTTAATCattttgtagggaggtattcccgaacagataaagtaataaCCAAGTACGTGATATGAAAGATCACGGGTTAGACACGATAAAATAAACAACCATGAGCGGTGATCGGCGACATGAACAAATGGTACATGGGACCATGGTTTGAATAAAGACAGGATAGTCGTCGTGCAAGACGgtgttcggcgatatggaccaatgacatgagaagtcattggtctaggaagtctgttcggcaacgagatggccgaacaagaaaagaactccaatcaagtgttgGAGCGTAGGGAAcgttctggaagaatccagaaacagtggtattccgttaaagaacgagatcccgagaatgtaggatctggaaaagatacccaacaggaatgggatgttcggcttgttatggaaaagagtcctacaaggattaaggtaataaactaataagggaacgagaatccaagatatcttgggtttcctatacgaggtaggaaacctagggcaacatggatacttgggtagcaagcatccatgaatctataaatataagataaacctagaggtgaaagggacgcaatatgttgcattctcatattctcctactgataattagggtttattgattAGTACGTGAGATTAACTTTatcatcggagggcctttgccacgagaggcaaaggtgcgctcaccccttatCTGTTTTGCAAATTAAGGtttcgacgacgaattagggttccggtggaaAGGCACGAGTAAGCTACAGCACCTTGGTATTGTTCagaacatcaattgttttcatccccctacaattggcgctgcctgtgggaaacgaaccaatttttctgaaaaaatcatgatggaagaagatccagttacgccGTTTAGTcgaaaggaccagttgggtgggggaagagataaatccccaccaggtgctccgagaaagcccactggtagacatgacagagataactccaaagaaaaaggagacaaaactgccactggctccacgagaaggagtaagtctcatcgaagagaggaatcagtcacccattcaagaagtatacacaatgataacgatgtcctcgataaaaagagaagggaaatcgaggagtacgctcgtttagaaaatgagagtacgagatacaagaattaCAACGAGTatgagagcacccagaagattccgaactttctcgaaggaattcccagaaggaCAGACGGACTCtagtagtccataagcaggctcattcacgagggagaaggagcaggagtcctatcatagggcgatacgaagcttctccacgaaagaggagaagcagaagtaaaagccaaacaccggaaagaagggcttcttcacgaaaaaggaggagcagagaccgaagttccaccccagaagaggaggaaacaaggaagcatcatcgggacaggtacgagaggcctgatgctgattgggtcaaggctacggctcacaaatcgaaggagctcgaggatgggacagtgactgcacgagaagcagcacgcaaggccctaagtaatattgcatcctccccctttgcaaagaggctacaagaggctaggttgccgagcaaagtgaagcacggtacgttcgtactttacaagacaaatacggatctcatagctcacatacagcactatcaacaggctatgttcatgcacgaagggaatgatgccatcttatgcaagatgttcccctccagtcttggcaaggtggctttggcttggtttcataaactggccccacgatccatacgaggatggaggcagttggctgaggaattcactgctcgatTCTTGaaaagcagaaaagccccaaagacttttgaaagtctttccaccatgaaacaggaggaaaacgagcagatcagggattatgcaaagaagtactgggaaactttcaacgagattgaaagctgcagtgaggagtatgcaattgccaccttcaagactggtttgcctgttcggggagagctgcgtcgctcattgaataaacatccagtagccacattggctaaactgatggaacggatagagcaacatgccagaatagaggatgacatactccgtgaggatggcaggattgttgccgaacagccaaaggcacctgtcaaaaaggtggataagccggagcccaagacttacagagagagaaaggagtatgggcaggctaagaaagagccgtacaaggataagcaagctcctgaccccaaatctttcttttctatcactacggtttggaaggaaccaatttataggattctttatcgaataaagaatcagccatatttcaagtggcccccaagtctaggcggagacaatgACGCAAAATGTGCTACGAAttagcactgcagttaccataaagattggggccatatgactgaggattgtgagatgtacaaaagacaccttgatgatttggtctctcggggctatctcaaggaatttatccagaaggatccaaaggaaaaagggaaagccatggaactgggttacgagcaaaatcctaaaggagtaatccacatgatacatgggttggccacaccttatacgagaaatgaggttaggctattgcaaaggcaagtcaagcatgatcagcatgtaatgcgattgggaaacaagaaaGGGCGAGGGAAcaatgtgtgcaatgaaagcatagcgtTCATAGATGATGATCTGGGAGAAGTCCAactaccccacaatgatgctttggtcataaccctatgagttggggaatacgacattgagaggattctagtggactcagggagttgtacaaaggtgatgtactacgatgcgttcaaaaagctggggctggcctaaacagacttagaacaatcctCAACACCcttgattgggttcggtgcaggagcagtctggcctcttggaaaagtaacactacctgttcgggctagATCAGTGGTGTTAAGGACAGATTTCTTAATTgttgatgttccttcttcctataacgcgattatagggaggacatggttgcacaaaatgagagctgtctcctcgacttaccaccagatggtgaaattcctaggatcgaatggggttgaagtaattagaggcaatcaaaaagtggcccaacagtgtctaatctccatcattaaaagagctccaaaggcccaccacgttcatacattagaaataccagatcaaccaactattgaggatgttgggagaagtcCGGCAGAAAAGGTGGTCGAAGGCctggagaaaattcagatcaacgagactgatcctgaaagatatttcttagttGGAGAATCATTGCCAACAGACGAAAAGGTTGAActgataagatttctgaaggaacatgtcgatgtatttgcttgggtGCCAGAGAaaatgcccggagtagatgcaagtgtgatctgtcaccatttaaatgttgatcctcaacataaaccgatcattcaaaaaaaatggagaccagccgtgcagcatgtggatgctgtaattgaagaggttgaTCGTTTGCTAAAAGCAAAAGCAATACGTGaggtttactacccagagtggttatctaACACCgtggtggtgaagaaaaagaatgggaagtggcgtgtctgcgtagacttcacagacctaaacaaggcatgtccaaaagacagttttcctcttccaaggatagaccagttggttgacgcaaccgctggttacgagcgaatgagtttcctcgacgcatatcgaggatatcatcagattgctatgtttgggcctgatcaagagaagacttcatttatcacaccacgagggttgtactacTATAGCGTTATGCCATTTGAGCTAAAAAACGTTGGGGCAacgtaccaaagacttgcaaccatcatgttcaaaaagctgcttggcaagactatggaagtttacatcgatgatatggtggtgaaaagtcaagataaacaggGACACATAgcggatttaaaagaagctttcaaaatcctgagggagtacaaactgaagctcaacgcctcgaaatgtgcgtttggagtcggatcaggaaagttcctgggccatttggtgaccatgagagggattaaggctaaccctgatcaaattgcagctctataaaggctacaaagtcccaaaaccactaaggaagtccagaggttgactggaatggctgcagcacttaatagatttatcagcaggtcaagtgacaagtgcataccattttttcagttattgaaaaagagggagggatttgaatggggagcagagtgcgaacaggctttccaggacctgaagaagtatctggccgagcccccacttttgtcaactccacaagcaggtgagtctttagttttatacttagctgtttctgagcatgcagtaagtgcagtcctgttaagggatttgggaatcgaacaaatccttatttattatgttagcaagacactgctggatgcagagacgagatatctgcccttagaaaaacttgtcctggcacttaggacagccataaagaaattgccacactacttccaaagccacaaggttgtggtttatactgagtttccattgaaatcactgctacgacaagcagacttctcgggcaggatctcgacatggtccgtcgaattaagccaatacgatatcaattatcagccgcgcacagcaatcaaaggccaagtgttggctgattttgtggcgaagttttctcctacggtagctcccctacctcctacgagaaaggaacaggcgactaagacatcacccatgaagaatcaaccctcagccgaacaggttcctatggaatggaagttattcgttgatggatcagcatgtaatactggttcaggaattggggttgtcctttttcctcctgaaggagtaatgatcgaactatctattcggcttggttttagtgcatcgaataatgtgacagagtatgaggcactcttagctggattaaggagtgcaaagactCTGAAAGCAAAACAAGTCAgagtatattgtgattcacagctcgtagttAATCAACTGTGCGGGGAATACCAAGCCCGGAACAAGAAAATGGCAGCGTATATGGAAGCGTCCAAGGATttacttgataccttcgaaagggttcacatcgagcagataagttcaggacagaatgccCATGCCGATTCTTTAGCGTGGTTAGCCACAGTTGCTCCAACTGAACTCAAACGGAGGATAGTAGTTGAATATTTGACAGAGCCGGGCATTGGGGGAAGTGTTGAGttggtcttggatgtgaaccaaggaccaagctggatggacccaatcgtggaATTTTTGCGAGATGAAACACTTCCCattgataaaaaggaggctcataagacaAAGACCAAACCtactaggttttggctgtccctagaaggtaagttatacagaaaatctttCACgggcccatatttgctatgcgtacatcccgagatggtgcaaaGATTCCTTCAtcaaatccacgagggaacatgtgggagtcatgctggaggcagatccatcgccaaccgagcaattacccaaggctactggtggccacacatgcaggaagatgcaaaagtgtatgtgaaaatttgtgagaaatgtcaaaaattctcaccaatgattcgaacaccagccgaggatctggtgcctttgacaagtccctggccgtttgctcaatggggaatggacatcgtgggtccactacacaaagcaactgggaatcgaaaatttctgctagttgcaacagactatttcactaagtggattgaggcagaaccattggccaaaatcactgaacctatgatggaaaggttcgtgtggaagagtatcatcactcgctttggggtcccttactcattgattacagacaatggatctcaatttcagaagaaattcaaggctttttgtgtctagtatggaatacgaaattattattcaaccccagcctaccctcagagtaatgggtaGGCAGAgacgtctaataaaactatccttgacgggatcaagaaaaggctgaccaaagccaaagggaagtggcatgacgagttaccattagtgttGTGGGCTCActgaacaacgcctaggagatctacgggagagacccccaattcattggcatatggaacaaaggctgtcatacctctggaagttggtcttccgaccaataggaccgcactagtcgaaagtgggggcaatgatagggccctcgaaattgagcttgatctcgctgaggagaggagggaaagggccctggtccgtctggcttcctaccaggaacagctgatgaagagctataataagcacGTTCACCCTCGGGAATTttgtgttggggacctcgtactacggaaggtgctcggcaacaccaaggtggccaacgaaggcaagctgggggccaactgggaaggcccgtatcgagtaaccgagattgcaGGTATAtgggcctatagattggcagatctggatggtaatccaattccgaggccttggaatgtccataatctatgaaaattctttgtttagaagcattgagttctgttttagattgcactatgtgattgtgt
Proteins encoded in this region:
- the LOC131299693 gene encoding uncharacterized protein LOC131299693; this translates as MESLKQKGGGLEVVNKASMAEVFDCWGIDFMGPFPVSYGFLYILLAVDYVSKWVEAIATKTNDHKVVLEFLKENILSRFGTPKAIISDQGTHFFSWHFEALMKKYEITHKVSITYHSQTNGQAELANREALCLIGLYTVRHVTFPVELEYKTYWAIKALNFRLSAADAHLKLQLNELEEIRRDAYDNTNIYKSMVKDFNDKNIQWKIFEVGQKVLLYNSKLHLFPGKLQSRWVGPYVVQMVFPHGAIEVVNPTNGNIFKVNGQRLEPFWKTLQVMR